GGGAAACCGCGTGGGAGAGTAGGTCGCTGCCGGATTCTTTTTTGTTACTTGCGCCCCTGGCGCCCTTCACTGGGCCCCAGGGGCGTTTTGTTTTTTTGGGTTGTTTGTTTCTGTCGATAGTTTTGCCAACATTTGCATGAATTGCCTGCAAGTGTTTGTGGCAACTCGCTTCAGGGCCTGCTTGAGTGGCAGTTTCCTCGCATCCCTTGGAGCCTCTTGCATGAAACTCCTGCACTCCTGCCTTGGCGGTGCCTTCGCGCTGGGTGTCTTGGTTGCGCCTTCCGTCTCAGAGGCCGCCAATACGCGGCTGGGGCTGGGCGCGGATTATTGGATTAACCATGGTGCATCTTTCCAGGCCACGCTTGGCTTTGATACCCGGCTCGTCGGCCCCCTGGATTTGGGCGCCCGCTTCGGTCTGGCCTTCGTTCCGGATGAGGATACGCTTGGGATTCCAATCGATCTGACCCTGCGCGCCAACCTCAACCGGCGGTTCTACGTGGAAGGTCTCGTCGGTCCCTGGATTCTCTTCGAGGGGGACACGTTCCGCACCCACGCCGCCCTGGGTTTTGGTGTGAAGAGCGGCGCGCTCAGCTTCGGAGCGGAAGTCGGTTACCTCAATCCGGATCCGACGGTCGGTCTCCGGTTGAGCTACCGCTTCTAGCCGCGGTCAGTAGTGCGGAGGCTTCTCGTGCTGCCGCGCATCCACCAGGCCAGGCTCGCCTTCCAGTTTGCGCTTCAGCAGCTCCACCTCCGCCGTCAGCACCTGCAGCGCTCGCTGCTGCGTGTACAGAACGTCGTTGAGCTGCTGCAGCAGTTCTTGTTGCTGCATGTATCGAAGCTCCAGCTCGATGAGGCGCGACTCGTCCATGCGGGAAAGGGATACCTCATTCTCCTTTCCCGCGCGCGTCCTGCTTTCCGGGGTTCTCCGCCATGAATGCCCTCGAACACATTCAGCGCGCCCGGGAGCTGCTCTCCCGAGGGCAGGAGGAGCTCGCCGAGTCCGCCCTGAGCGACGCGATTGATGCCGCCGTCGCCGCTGAGAGCCTGGTGCTCCTCACCCGGAGCCGGATGGCGCTGGGCGAGCTGCTCTTCGAGCAGGGGCGTCATGAGGAGGCGCTGCCCTTTCTCCAGGCGGTGGTCCGTACGGAGCTCGCCGACGGCTCGGTCGATGCCGAGGTGAAGCGCGCTGCCCAGCTCCTTCGCCGGCTCCGAGGCGTCGAGCCGTAAGTCCGCTCAGCGGTCCATCCGGCAGGCGCTCCGGATGAGCTCCTGCCGGTCCTGGAAGCGCCGCTCGAGGTCCATCTTCGTGATGCGAGCCGCCTCGTACCGGGCTGCCTGGATTTGAAGCGCACACAGGGCCGCGAGGGCGTCGGGATTGGACACGTCCAGCCGGTCCGCGGTTCTGAGTTCCTCTTCCGCTGCGTCCACATCCCCAAGCTGGAAGTGCGACATGCCCAGGTGGTAGTGCGCCACGGGGGACCCAGGCGCTTCTCCCACGGCTTGGGCGAAGAAGGCCCGCGCTTCCTGGTTTCTTCCAGCACGGGTTTTCAGAATCCCCATCTGAAGGAGCAGCTCCCTGTTGGAGAGCTGGGGCTCCAGCTGGCGCATCACGGCTTCCGCTTCTTCATGGCGGGCTGTCACGCTCAGCAGCCGCGCGTAGCGCAGGCCCACGGCCGTGTCCTGGGGCTGCTTGCTTCTCGCCCGGGCGAGCGCCTCCAGGGCTCCCGTGAGATCTCCGGCCCTTTCGCTCATCTCCGCCCGGAGCAGGTCCGGCCGTGCATCCTGGGGCGCCATGTGCACCGCCCGCTCCAGGGTCTCCTGAACGCACCGGTCCATCCGTTCCAACTGGCAGATGCGCGCCTGGAGGAGCTGGCTCTCGACCGCGCCCGGCTCCCGCTTCTTCGCCTCTTCCAGCAGAATGCGTGCCTCCGCGGGGGCTTTCTCCATGATGAGTTCCGCGGCTTCCCGGAGCTCGGCTCCCGTCGCTTTCGCGTTCTCTCTCAGGGGCAGCAGTACGGCCACCCGCTGCTGGGCGTCCGGAGTCGCGCGGGCAATCGCCAGCTCCTGCT
This region of Stigmatella aurantiaca genomic DNA includes:
- a CDS encoding tetratricopeptide repeat protein, with the translated sequence MQRTLAVVGVAFLIHLIPLFLPRNMPEQELAIARATPDAQQRVAVLLPLRENAKATGAELREAAELIMEKAPAEARILLEEAKKREPGAVESQLLQARICQLERMDRCVQETLERAVHMAPQDARPDLLRAEMSERAGDLTGALEALARARSKQPQDTAVGLRYARLLSVTARHEEAEAVMRQLEPQLSNRELLLQMGILKTRAGRNQEARAFFAQAVGEAPGSPVAHYHLGMSHFQLGDVDAAEEELRTADRLDVSNPDALAALCALQIQAARYEAARITKMDLERRFQDRQELIRSACRMDR
- a CDS encoding SlyX family protein yields the protein MDESRLIELELRYMQQQELLQQLNDVLYTQQRALQVLTAEVELLKRKLEGEPGLVDARQHEKPPHY